One window of Phycisphaeraceae bacterium genomic DNA carries:
- a CDS encoding UvrB/UvrC motif-containing protein, which produces MKDDKGVVLYVGKAANLPDRVSSYFIPSAELGFKKDPMLDRVQDFDTLECEGEWEALLTENRLIKDLKPRFNVRLVDDKTFPYLVVTQREDFPRVFVTRNPSDPDLKGAKIFGPFTNAGALRDAIQILQRVFKFRTCKLDIIENDDKNKFFRPCLLYAINQCTAPCAAKIGKDAYGADIDRFVRFLGTKRSVMLREMESEMTEAANEMRFERAAVLRDQIKAIQKLDERASKSDGWQPETEISYLDPEKALASLQRTLKMEDPIRCVEGIDIAHLMGGETVGSKVCFVDGRPFKNEYRRYKIANVSNLPGGGTNDDYSSIREVVSRRYREAGGGHELYPDVILIDGGLGQLHAALEAFDQLDVKPPMVISLAKKEELIYIQRESEPVRLGRDNPGLRLCQSIRDEAHRFAQSYHHLLRRKKTLEE; this is translated from the coding sequence ATGAAGGACGACAAGGGCGTCGTCCTCTACGTCGGCAAAGCCGCGAATCTCCCCGACCGCGTCAGCAGCTACTTCATCCCCTCCGCCGAGCTCGGCTTCAAGAAAGACCCGATGCTTGACCGCGTGCAGGACTTCGACACGCTCGAGTGCGAGGGCGAGTGGGAAGCGCTCCTCACCGAGAACCGGCTGATCAAGGACCTCAAGCCGCGCTTCAACGTCCGCCTCGTCGACGACAAAACCTTCCCCTATCTCGTCGTCACCCAGCGCGAGGATTTCCCGCGCGTCTTCGTGACACGCAACCCGAGCGACCCGGACCTCAAGGGCGCGAAGATCTTCGGCCCCTTCACCAACGCCGGCGCGCTCCGCGACGCGATCCAGATCCTCCAGCGCGTCTTCAAGTTCCGCACCTGCAAGCTCGACATCATCGAGAACGACGACAAGAACAAGTTCTTCCGCCCCTGCCTCCTCTACGCGATCAACCAGTGCACGGCCCCCTGCGCCGCCAAGATCGGCAAAGACGCCTACGGCGCCGATATCGATCGCTTCGTCCGCTTCCTCGGGACCAAACGCAGCGTCATGCTCCGCGAGATGGAATCGGAAATGACGGAGGCCGCCAACGAAATGCGCTTCGAGCGCGCCGCCGTGCTCCGCGACCAGATCAAGGCGATCCAGAAACTCGACGAGCGCGCCAGCAAAAGCGACGGCTGGCAGCCCGAAACCGAGATCTCCTATCTCGATCCCGAGAAAGCCCTCGCCAGTCTGCAGCGCACGCTCAAAATGGAAGACCCGATCCGCTGCGTCGAGGGCATCGACATCGCCCACCTCATGGGAGGCGAAACCGTCGGCAGCAAGGTCTGCTTCGTGGACGGACGCCCGTTTAAGAACGAATACCGGCGCTACAAGATCGCGAACGTTTCCAACCTCCCCGGCGGCGGCACAAACGACGACTACAGCAGCATCCGCGAGGTCGTGAGCCGACGCTACCGCGAAGCCGGCGGCGGCCACGAGCTCTACCCCGACGTCATCCTCATCGACGGCGGGCTCGGTCAGCTTCACGCGGCACTGGAAGCCTTCGACCAGCTCGACGTCAAGCCGCCCATGGTCATCAGCCTCGCCAAGAAAGAAGAACTCATCTACATCCAGCGAGAAAGCGAGCCCGTGCGCCTCGGCCGCGACAACCCCGGCCTGCGCCTCTGCCAATCCATCCGCGACGAGGCGCACCGCTTCGCGCAGAGCTACCACCACCTGCTTCGCCGCAAAAAAACGCTCGAAGAGTGA
- the surE gene encoding 5'/3'-nucleotidase SurE — translation MKILLTNDDGIRAPGITHLFDALTDPENRFGGPITAPNSATSFEVFTIAPLSVQSATGHGVTFHLPIMVSEVQVNPRMSGIAVDGRPADCVKLAISNLWEEKFGKGARPDLLISGLNSGANCGINVIYSGTVAAAIEGAFLGVPAIAVSLHMGKGLTRWDVAANRARKAIELVLAGGLPDAHECISINIPITESGGPMPEIRVCPMNTHGLEDSYEKRLSPAKEAYYWSTGSGLGFRGCDEGTDVDFLKKGYVTVTPLMYDLTRREHLGRWKDRLAK, via the coding sequence ATGAAGATTCTGCTCACCAACGACGACGGCATCCGCGCTCCGGGTATCACCCACCTCTTCGATGCGCTCACCGACCCCGAAAACCGCTTCGGCGGCCCCATCACCGCCCCCAACAGCGCCACCAGCTTCGAAGTCTTCACCATCGCCCCGCTCAGCGTGCAGTCGGCGACCGGCCACGGCGTGACGTTTCACCTCCCGATTATGGTCTCCGAGGTTCAGGTCAACCCGCGCATGAGCGGCATCGCCGTCGACGGCCGCCCCGCCGATTGCGTCAAGCTCGCGATCTCCAATCTCTGGGAAGAAAAGTTCGGCAAGGGCGCCCGCCCCGATCTCCTCATCAGCGGGCTCAACTCCGGCGCGAACTGCGGCATCAACGTCATCTACTCCGGCACGGTTGCCGCGGCAATCGAAGGAGCCTTCCTCGGCGTCCCCGCGATCGCCGTCAGCCTCCACATGGGCAAAGGCCTCACACGCTGGGATGTCGCGGCCAATCGCGCACGCAAAGCGATCGAGCTGGTCCTCGCCGGCGGCCTGCCCGATGCGCACGAGTGCATCTCGATCAACATCCCGATCACCGAATCCGGCGGCCCGATGCCCGAGATTCGCGTCTGCCCGATGAACACGCACGGACTTGAAGACAGCTACGAGAAGCGCCTCAGCCCCGCGAAAGAAGCCTACTACTGGTCCACCGGCAGCGGACTGGGCTTCCGCGGCTGCGACGAAGGAACCGACGTTGATTTCCTCAAGAAGGGCTACGTCACCGTCACGCCGCTCATGTACGACCTGACGCGCCGGGAACACCTAGGACGCTGGAAAGACAGGCTCGCGAAGTAG
- a CDS encoding HDOD domain-containing protein, translated as MSQPAAGTPSSVAPAANAQASGAAPTGAKPGAPATREQVVAAAIREISHIATLPEITLKIVELVESPKSTAQDLNKIISADPALSSRILKVVNSSFYGLPGQIASINRAIVMLGLNAVKNIAIAASLAKLFRGGELTANFSAKHLWSHCNAVAVGSKMLADSLRLGLADEAFLAGLMHDIGIMVEMQFDRAKLIEVLQKVGADSKGVPMTDWLKAEEECFGANHQDFGIALCDKWRFPKPFVYATGFHHRPLELPNEARTIASIVYVADHLASQLEGGFRQDLLVTDIGADVCEQIKLDQVKLDAIRKIFPDEVKNANSMLA; from the coding sequence ATGTCACAACCGGCCGCCGGCACACCGTCATCCGTTGCTCCCGCTGCAAATGCACAGGCTTCCGGTGCCGCGCCCACGGGCGCCAAGCCGGGCGCACCGGCGACGCGTGAGCAGGTTGTTGCCGCGGCGATCCGCGAGATCAGCCACATCGCGACGCTCCCGGAGATCACGCTGAAGATCGTGGAGCTGGTCGAGAGCCCGAAGAGCACGGCGCAGGACCTGAACAAGATCATCTCGGCCGATCCGGCGCTTTCGTCGCGGATTCTGAAGGTTGTCAACTCGTCGTTTTACGGTCTGCCGGGTCAGATCGCGTCGATCAATCGCGCGATCGTGATGCTGGGGCTGAATGCGGTGAAGAACATCGCGATCGCGGCCAGCCTCGCGAAGCTCTTTCGCGGCGGCGAACTCACGGCAAACTTCTCGGCGAAGCACCTGTGGTCGCACTGCAACGCGGTGGCGGTCGGCAGCAAGATGCTGGCGGACTCGCTGCGGCTCGGCCTTGCCGATGAGGCGTTCCTCGCCGGCCTGATGCACGACATCGGGATCATGGTCGAGATGCAGTTCGATCGGGCGAAATTGATCGAGGTGCTGCAGAAGGTGGGAGCCGACAGCAAGGGCGTGCCGATGACCGACTGGCTGAAAGCCGAGGAAGAATGCTTCGGCGCGAATCACCAGGATTTCGGCATCGCGCTCTGCGACAAGTGGCGCTTCCCCAAGCCGTTTGTGTACGCGACGGGATTCCATCACCGGCCGCTCGAACTGCCGAACGAAGCGCGGACGATCGCCTCGATCGTGTACGTCGCGGACCATCTCGCGAGCCAGCTCGAGGGCGGCTTCCGCCAGGATCTGCTCGTGACCGACATCGGCGCGGATGTGTGCGAGCAGATCAAGCTCGATCAGGTGAAGCTCGATGCGATCCGCAAGATCTTCCCGGACGAGGTAAAGAACGCGAATTCGATGCTGGCGTGA
- the neuC gene encoding UDP-N-acetylglucosamine 2-epimerase (hydrolyzing) codes for MAFQPPKSDSELLAPSPKTPGKRRIAIVTGTRAEFGLLKPVIAAIGREPGLEPAVVIAGSHLLAPANTHEEVRRAFRVAAVVPMQLPGAHTRIEDAEALGRGISRFARTFYKANVDCVLVLGDRIEAFGAASAASVGGVALAHIHGGDRAEGVADEAMRHAISKLAHVHFAASKQSADRLIRMGEAPASVHNVGSPAMDGLSEIAALGDEEARAVGDPEIVILHHPCGLADAEEAAWTRAIVEFAAGTKKRVLVLAPNFDPGRDAVLPVLKEAIAAHGWHFLDHLPREVFVGLLKRLAARDGMLIGNSSAGLIEAAAINCRVVNVGPRQSGRESPGNVVHVSEPSAAAIAQAVDAHRMPPKPLHPYGDGKSGPRIAGVLAGIDFADPSLIRKRCAF; via the coding sequence ATGGCTTTTCAACCGCCCAAGTCCGACTCCGAATTGCTCGCGCCTTCGCCCAAGACGCCGGGGAAGCGGCGCATCGCCATCGTGACGGGCACGCGCGCGGAGTTCGGGCTGCTCAAGCCCGTGATCGCGGCGATCGGCCGGGAGCCGGGGCTCGAACCGGCGGTTGTGATCGCGGGGAGTCACTTGCTCGCGCCGGCGAACACGCACGAAGAAGTAAGGCGCGCGTTCCGCGTCGCGGCGGTCGTGCCGATGCAACTGCCGGGTGCGCATACACGCATCGAAGATGCCGAGGCGCTGGGGCGGGGCATCTCGCGCTTCGCCCGGACTTTCTACAAGGCGAACGTCGATTGCGTGCTGGTGCTCGGGGACCGGATCGAAGCGTTCGGCGCCGCGAGCGCGGCATCGGTCGGCGGGGTGGCGCTTGCGCACATTCACGGGGGCGATCGGGCCGAGGGGGTCGCGGATGAAGCGATGCGGCACGCGATTAGCAAGCTCGCGCATGTCCACTTCGCGGCGTCGAAGCAGAGCGCCGATCGGCTGATCCGGATGGGTGAAGCGCCGGCATCGGTTCACAACGTCGGTTCGCCGGCGATGGATGGGCTGAGTGAGATCGCGGCGCTGGGCGACGAGGAAGCGCGGGCGGTCGGCGACCCGGAGATTGTGATTCTTCATCACCCGTGCGGCTTAGCTGACGCGGAAGAAGCGGCGTGGACGCGCGCGATCGTGGAATTCGCGGCGGGTACGAAGAAACGGGTTCTCGTGCTTGCGCCGAATTTTGATCCGGGGCGGGACGCGGTGTTGCCGGTGCTGAAGGAAGCGATCGCGGCGCACGGGTGGCACTTTCTGGATCACTTGCCCCGCGAGGTGTTCGTCGGCCTGCTCAAGCGTCTGGCGGCGCGCGATGGGATGCTGATCGGGAATTCATCGGCGGGGCTGATCGAGGCGGCGGCGATCAACTGCCGCGTGGTGAATGTGGGCCCGCGGCAATCGGGGCGGGAGTCGCCGGGCAATGTGGTGCATGTTTCGGAGCCGTCGGCTGCTGCGATCGCGCAGGCGGTAGATGCTCATCGGATGCCGCCGAAGCCCTTGCATCCGTACGGTGACGGGAAGAGCGGTCCGAGAATTGCAGGAGTTCTGGCCGGGATCGACTTTGCTGATCCATCGCTGATCCGCAAACGCTGCGCGTTCTGA
- a CDS encoding N-acetylneuraminate synthase family protein yields MRIGERQIADPKGGARPYVIAEIGVNHDGSVDRALELTRTAAEAGADAVKFQLFRADLLMSRASVLANYQAASGESDPFAMLRRLELSVDQLAPVVALAHQLGIHAIVTVFSLELVAEAERLAWDAYKTASPDIIHKPLLERLAATGKPLILSTGASTMEEVHRAIVWLRAARGRLAVLQCVSSYPTPFAQAELGGIVLLKRALDCPIGYSDHTSVEETGALAVSLGASILEKHFTYDTHAKGPDHGASLNGASLRRYIAAARSPGRAPEVEAMKRVLEIEKDVRRVSRQSIVAARPLSVGHLIGRGDLTFKRPGTGVPPFDLERVLSHRVVREVERDMPLQWDDLSPMS; encoded by the coding sequence ATGCGGATCGGTGAGCGACAAATTGCTGATCCAAAGGGGGGAGCGCGGCCGTACGTGATCGCCGAGATCGGCGTGAATCACGATGGTTCGGTGGATCGCGCGCTGGAGTTGACGAGGACTGCCGCGGAAGCCGGGGCGGACGCGGTGAAGTTTCAGTTGTTTCGCGCGGATCTCCTGATGAGCCGCGCTTCGGTGCTTGCGAACTATCAGGCGGCGTCGGGAGAATCGGACCCGTTCGCGATGCTGCGCCGATTGGAACTGTCGGTGGACCAGCTCGCGCCGGTGGTCGCGCTCGCGCACCAGCTCGGGATCCATGCGATCGTGACGGTATTCAGTCTCGAATTGGTGGCCGAGGCGGAGCGGCTGGCGTGGGATGCGTACAAGACCGCGAGCCCGGACATCATCCACAAGCCGCTGCTCGAGCGACTGGCCGCCACAGGAAAGCCGCTGATTCTCAGCACGGGCGCTTCCACGATGGAAGAGGTGCACCGCGCGATCGTGTGGCTTCGCGCAGCGCGGGGGCGCCTCGCCGTGCTGCAATGCGTGAGCAGTTACCCGACGCCTTTTGCGCAGGCGGAACTTGGGGGGATCGTGCTCCTGAAGCGGGCGCTCGATTGCCCGATCGGGTACAGCGATCACACATCGGTCGAGGAAACGGGTGCGCTGGCGGTGTCGCTCGGGGCGTCGATTCTGGAGAAGCATTTCACGTATGACACGCATGCGAAGGGGCCGGATCACGGTGCATCGCTGAATGGGGCGTCGCTGCGGCGGTATATTGCCGCGGCCCGAAGCCCGGGCCGGGCGCCCGAGGTCGAAGCCATGAAGCGCGTGCTCGAAATTGAGAAGGATGTACGCCGGGTCTCGCGGCAGTCGATCGTCGCGGCGAGGCCGCTTTCGGTGGGGCACCTCATCGGCCGGGGCGATCTGACGTTCAAACGCCCGGGGACCGGCGTACCACCCTTTGACCTTGAGCGCGTGCTGTCGCACAGAGTGGTGCGCGAAGTGGAGCGCGACATGCCTCTTCAGTGGGACGATCTCTCGCCGATGTCGTAA
- a CDS encoding acylneuraminate cytidylyltransferase family protein yields MKAVAVILGRAGSKGVPGKNTAPIAGKPCVQWTIEAAKASEHVAHIIVSSDDPVMLELAEHADTIAMKRPAELASDGARVDDAARHAIREFERTHENLTERSPIVILYANVPVRPPDLIDRAVHLLRTTECDSVQSYAPVGKHHPWWTAKVDQAGKVSPWEGEVLNHGVFRRQDLPPAFVPDGGIIALTRRALFLEVPGVPAGPHAFFGKDRRGVVNPEGTVIDIDAPTDLLVADAILRERNADR; encoded by the coding sequence ATGAAGGCGGTTGCTGTCATCCTGGGTCGCGCGGGGAGCAAGGGCGTACCGGGCAAGAACACGGCGCCGATCGCGGGCAAGCCGTGCGTTCAATGGACGATCGAGGCGGCGAAAGCGTCGGAGCACGTCGCGCACATCATCGTTTCGAGCGATGATCCGGTGATGCTCGAACTTGCCGAGCACGCGGACACGATCGCGATGAAGAGACCGGCGGAACTGGCGAGCGATGGGGCACGGGTCGATGATGCGGCGAGGCACGCGATCCGGGAATTTGAGCGCACGCACGAGAACCTGACGGAGCGTTCACCGATCGTGATTCTCTATGCGAATGTGCCGGTGCGGCCGCCGGACCTGATCGATCGCGCGGTTCACCTGCTGCGCACGACCGAGTGCGACAGCGTGCAGTCGTACGCGCCGGTGGGGAAGCATCATCCGTGGTGGACCGCGAAGGTTGATCAAGCGGGGAAGGTGTCGCCGTGGGAGGGAGAGGTGCTGAATCACGGCGTGTTCCGGCGGCAGGACTTGCCGCCCGCGTTTGTTCCGGACGGTGGGATCATCGCGCTGACGAGGAGGGCGCTTTTTCTTGAAGTGCCCGGCGTGCCCGCGGGCCCGCACGCGTTTTTCGGGAAAGATCGGCGGGGCGTGGTCAATCCGGAAGGTACGGTGATCGACATCGATGCGCCGACCGATCTGCTTGTGGCGGACGCGATTCTCAGGGAGCGAAATGCGGATCGGTGA
- a CDS encoding DUF115 domain-containing protein, translating into MPETQAPSIESLTGGIGLQDLLQIAGFAPAAPVPTQPALPPGCTRLALSAEQKQINLDNNLRAMPAQAVRTIRKIAAASPRTDIAFFTTQEGAISATISESAGTRQLASLRRPREEAAALTADVDPVASGAVAILGFGLGYHAEALARKYGKMGVLLVFEPDVSLLRAVLEHVDHSEWLSLRNCVVVTDADDQGEITASITGAEGIFMLGTRFLDHPASKQRLGDLAERFSTTLSGALRATRTSIVTTLVQVDKTMRNLLGNIEAYASAPGIAELADVARGKPAIVVSAGPSLRRNIDLLRKPEVRNRFVIIAVQTVLKTLLAKGIKPDFVTALDHDAISRRFYEGLTREEVEGVTLVVEPKASPAIFEAFPGFIRCPGERILDNILAEGADEGAKQLLARPRGELKPGATVAHLAYYLARHLGCDPVVFVGQDLGFTDGQYYAAGAAIHQVWSGELNEFNTLEMLEWQRIVRQRSMLHKMKDHLGRDCYSDEQMTTYLVQFERDFGEDVARGLRVVDATEGGVAKRHASALTLQQAIDRYASPEPIALPKCDRAPENPRRRDALYRRLRQVRADVWRVGEISRATAKCVREIIEHQQDQARVNRLISRIESHAKDVQAIVPGYPLVQHLNQTGILNRFKADRAIELDGDLAPLERQRRQAERDLKNVTWLADASDELGAMFDCAIASIKTGRPLATDRADTRRLDATVASITVSVARENVHAFIPVDPELSSLGIARDLSKSIAGSHNALQMTLARLARSKKLRGVTLLTSKPDRVRALLGNSSGLFGALDVQIAALPDKAGDARRRAIGAARAWSQPCWRGGIANITIFDEAFAPGAMRQAIEQTPSLDGVLLLGADWCFADPENIDRLIERFASATDPQRMVFSPAAPGLGACILERALALEFAAQLRANGALGSIGTILGYFPAAPQVDQIAKPACVTVEPAVRDAQLRFVADRADRVHLLASIARRLGDRWISASAEEVAKIGREVATAVAPNPDAVHIQLSAQRVGGAISQPLDLELLRSRLVPLRLGERGLAVTFDGGEPLLHPRFEQAATMVRELGASAVHVRTELLDENDVARLIAIASDVISIDLHADRAETYKRVRGIDSFNQVRERIVKLLEARKTLDDGLVDQWIVPRITRRDEVYGEIESFYDRWIMAAGAAVIDALDAPIEGQRIEPLPIPAIAAKRLEESVIRIGADGSVVGGGICGMDAAA; encoded by the coding sequence ATGCCCGAAACCCAGGCGCCCAGCATCGAATCTCTGACCGGAGGCATCGGCCTGCAGGATCTCCTGCAGATCGCCGGGTTCGCCCCCGCCGCGCCGGTTCCCACACAGCCCGCGCTCCCGCCCGGTTGCACGCGCCTCGCGCTCAGCGCCGAGCAGAAACAGATCAACCTCGACAACAACCTGCGCGCCATGCCCGCGCAGGCCGTCCGCACCATCCGCAAGATCGCCGCGGCATCCCCACGCACCGACATCGCGTTCTTCACGACTCAGGAAGGCGCGATCAGCGCCACGATTTCAGAAAGCGCGGGCACCCGCCAACTCGCGAGCCTGCGCCGGCCGCGCGAAGAAGCCGCAGCGCTCACCGCCGATGTCGATCCGGTCGCTTCCGGCGCCGTCGCGATTCTCGGTTTCGGTCTCGGCTACCACGCCGAAGCGCTCGCGCGAAAGTACGGGAAGATGGGCGTCCTGCTCGTCTTCGAGCCCGATGTCTCTCTCCTCCGCGCCGTGCTCGAGCATGTCGATCACAGCGAGTGGCTGAGTCTCCGCAACTGTGTGGTCGTGACCGATGCGGATGATCAGGGCGAAATCACCGCGTCGATCACCGGCGCCGAAGGCATCTTCATGCTCGGCACCCGCTTCCTCGATCACCCCGCCAGCAAGCAGCGCCTCGGCGATCTCGCCGAGCGCTTCAGCACCACGCTCTCCGGCGCGCTCCGCGCCACCCGCACCTCGATCGTCACGACGCTCGTGCAGGTCGACAAGACGATGCGAAATCTGCTCGGCAACATCGAGGCGTACGCCAGCGCGCCGGGAATCGCCGAACTCGCCGATGTCGCGCGAGGCAAACCCGCGATCGTCGTCTCCGCCGGCCCGAGTCTCCGCCGCAACATCGATCTCCTGCGCAAACCCGAAGTTCGAAACCGCTTCGTCATCATCGCGGTGCAAACGGTGCTGAAGACTCTGCTCGCAAAGGGCATCAAGCCCGACTTCGTCACCGCGCTCGATCACGACGCGATCAGCCGGCGCTTCTATGAAGGATTGACGCGCGAAGAAGTCGAGGGCGTCACGCTCGTCGTCGAACCCAAGGCAAGCCCCGCGATCTTCGAAGCATTCCCCGGTTTCATCCGTTGCCCCGGCGAGCGCATCCTCGACAACATCCTCGCCGAGGGCGCCGACGAAGGAGCGAAACAGCTTCTCGCGCGTCCGCGCGGCGAGCTCAAGCCCGGCGCCACCGTCGCACATCTTGCGTACTACCTTGCGCGCCACCTTGGGTGCGACCCTGTCGTGTTCGTTGGACAGGACTTGGGGTTCACCGATGGACAGTACTACGCGGCCGGCGCCGCGATCCATCAAGTCTGGTCCGGTGAACTGAACGAGTTCAACACGCTCGAGATGCTCGAGTGGCAGCGCATCGTGCGTCAGCGCTCGATGCTCCACAAGATGAAGGACCATCTCGGCCGCGATTGCTACAGCGACGAGCAGATGACCACCTACCTCGTGCAATTCGAGCGCGACTTCGGCGAAGACGTCGCGAGAGGATTGCGTGTGGTGGATGCAACCGAGGGCGGCGTTGCCAAGCGCCACGCGAGCGCGCTCACGCTGCAGCAGGCGATCGATCGCTACGCATCTCCCGAGCCGATCGCGCTTCCAAAGTGCGATCGCGCGCCGGAGAATCCGCGGCGGCGCGATGCGCTCTACCGGCGCTTGCGCCAGGTGCGCGCGGATGTGTGGCGCGTCGGCGAGATCAGCCGCGCGACGGCAAAGTGCGTGCGGGAAATCATCGAGCACCAGCAGGATCAGGCGCGCGTGAACCGCCTGATTTCACGCATCGAATCGCACGCGAAGGACGTGCAGGCGATCGTTCCCGGCTATCCGCTCGTGCAGCACCTGAACCAGACCGGGATTCTCAACCGCTTCAAGGCGGATCGCGCGATCGAACTCGACGGAGATCTCGCGCCGCTCGAGCGCCAGCGCCGCCAGGCCGAGCGCGATCTGAAGAACGTGACGTGGCTTGCGGATGCATCGGATGAACTCGGCGCGATGTTCGATTGCGCGATCGCGTCGATCAAGACGGGGCGTCCGCTGGCGACGGATCGCGCGGATACGCGGCGTCTCGATGCCACGGTCGCCTCGATCACGGTGAGTGTCGCGCGCGAGAACGTTCATGCATTCATCCCGGTCGATCCGGAGCTCTCTTCGCTCGGCATCGCGCGCGATCTCTCGAAGTCGATCGCGGGTTCGCACAATGCTTTGCAGATGACGCTCGCGCGGCTCGCGCGCTCGAAGAAGCTGCGGGGCGTGACCTTGCTCACTTCCAAGCCGGATCGTGTGCGCGCGCTGCTGGGGAATTCTTCGGGTTTGTTCGGCGCGCTCGACGTGCAGATCGCGGCACTGCCGGACAAAGCGGGCGATGCGCGCCGGCGGGCGATCGGCGCGGCACGCGCGTGGTCGCAGCCGTGCTGGCGCGGCGGGATCGCCAACATCACGATCTTCGACGAGGCATTCGCGCCGGGAGCGATGCGCCAAGCAATCGAGCAAACTCCATCGCTGGATGGTGTGCTGCTGCTCGGCGCCGACTGGTGTTTCGCGGATCCCGAGAACATCGATCGGCTGATCGAGCGGTTCGCGAGCGCGACCGACCCGCAGCGGATGGTGTTCTCGCCCGCGGCGCCGGGGCTCGGCGCGTGCATCCTCGAGCGCGCGCTCGCGCTCGAGTTCGCCGCGCAGTTGCGCGCGAACGGCGCGCTCGGTTCGATCGGCACGATTCTCGGCTATTTCCCGGCGGCGCCGCAGGTGGATCAGATCGCCAAGCCCGCGTGCGTGACGGTCGAGCCCGCGGTTCGCGACGCGCAGCTGCGCTTTGTTGCGGATCGCGCGGATCGGGTTCACTTGCTCGCGTCGATCGCGCGGCGGCTCGGGGATCGCTGGATTTCAGCGAGCGCGGAAGAAGTGGCAAAGATCGGGCGCGAAGTGGCGACAGCGGTCGCGCCGAATCCGGATGCGGTGCACATTCAGTTGTCGGCGCAGCGAGTGGGGGGCGCGATCTCGCAGCCGCTCGATCTGGAATTGCTGCGATCGCGGCTTGTGCCGCTGCGTCTTGGCGAGCGCGGCCTTGCGGTGACGTTTGACGGCGGCGAGCCGCTGCTGCATCCGCGCTTTGAACAAGCGGCCACGATGGTGCGCGAACTCGGCGCATCGGCGGTTCACGTTCGAACGGAACTGCTTGACGAGAATGATGTTGCGCGACTGATCGCGATCGCGTCCGACGTCATCAGCATCGACCTGCACGCGGATCGAGCCGAGACATACAAGCGCGTGCGTGGGATCGACTCGTTCAATCAGGTGCGCGAGCGCATCGTGAAACTTCTCGAGGCGCGGAAGACACTCGATGATGGACTGGTGGATCAGTGGATTGTGCCGCGGATCACGAGGCGCGACGAGGTGTACGGGGAGATCGAGAGCTTTTACGACCGATGGATCATGGCGGCGGGCGCTGCGGTGATTGATGCCCTCGATGCGCCGATCGAGGGACAGCGGATCGAGCCGCTCCCGATTCCGGCGATTGCGGCGAAGCGGCTTGAAGAATCGGTGATCCGGATCGGCGCGGATGGGTCGGTTGTCGGCGGCGGAATCTGCGGGATGGATGCCGCGGCATGA
- a CDS encoding flagellar biosynthesis anti-sigma factor FlgM, whose protein sequence is MNGESRIGGISEGVSGVNSVGRLAGVSEPRARDIQVQGQVSRGEDKVELSTEAQVLAPWLEKLKQIPAVRQDLVDQIRTQIANGSYDTPEKLNAALDGMIDETQSGQIC, encoded by the coding sequence TTGAACGGAGAATCACGCATCGGTGGGATCTCAGAAGGTGTGTCGGGAGTGAATTCGGTGGGTCGGCTCGCGGGTGTGAGCGAGCCTCGGGCACGCGATATCCAGGTGCAGGGCCAGGTATCGCGCGGCGAAGACAAGGTCGAACTGTCCACGGAGGCGCAGGTGCTGGCACCCTGGCTGGAAAAACTGAAGCAGATCCCCGCGGTGCGTCAGGACCTCGTGGATCAGATCCGTACGCAGATCGCGAACGGTTCGTACGACACGCCGGAAAAGCTGAATGCGGCGCTCGACGGCATGATCGACGAGACGCAGAGCGGGCAGATCTGCTGA
- a CDS encoding carboxymuconolactone decarboxylase family protein, with protein sequence MLNNPAKFYESWPAEMHAMKAAAPDIGKSFGPFFQSLMKPGALAVKEKELIALGIGIALRCEPCIYAHVEKCFKAGATPEQIMEVAGVAVMMQGGPAYTYAPLVARAVEYWQNASAAA encoded by the coding sequence ATGCTCAATAACCCCGCCAAGTTCTATGAATCCTGGCCCGCCGAGATGCACGCGATGAAGGCCGCAGCGCCCGACATCGGCAAGTCCTTCGGCCCCTTCTTCCAGTCGCTGATGAAGCCAGGCGCGCTCGCCGTGAAGGAAAAAGAACTCATCGCCCTCGGCATCGGCATCGCGCTCCGCTGCGAACCCTGCATCTACGCCCACGTCGAAAAGTGCTTCAAGGCCGGTGCAACACCCGAGCAGATCATGGAAGTTGCCGGCGTCGCCGTCATGATGCAGGGCGGCCCCGCCTACACCTACGCCCCTCTCGTCGCCCGCGCCGTCGAGTATTGGCAGAACGCTTCCGCCGCGGCGTGA
- a CDS encoding DUF2892 domain-containing protein → MIAINMGKTDRTVRLVLGAAAIAIGIGMHGALHGQWLGVLVAAIGVVFVLTSAVGFCPAYVPIGLSTCKRAE, encoded by the coding sequence ATGATCGCAATCAATATGGGAAAGACCGATCGCACGGTGCGGTTGGTTCTCGGCGCGGCGGCGATCGCAATCGGGATCGGCATGCACGGAGCGCTGCACGGGCAATGGCTCGGCGTGTTGGTCGCGGCGATCGGCGTCGTGTTTGTGCTGACGAGCGCGGTGGGATTCTGCCCGGCGTATGTGCCGATCGGGCTTTCGACGTGCAAGCGCGCGGAGTGA